One region of Pseudoalteromonas galatheae genomic DNA includes:
- the priA gene encoding primosomal protein N': MLILEVALKLPLHRTFDYLLAPTMQVEAGMRVTVNFANRRCTAIALVKKDDTDVPKEKLKQIIEVLDEHPVFNQAQLSFLHFVSQYYCHPIGDTLFTALPAVLRDGGSPDKTQIPIVRLTEKGQKLPTLRAKKQQALLSQLYEGGAIKLSELKALGFASQTIKALEEKALISQSIEHDSDWSQNELQLGEKPRLNDQQATICSAVNAQVGYRTFLIEGVTGSGKTEVYLQSLENIIKAGKQALILVPEIGLTPQTVNRFKKRFNNLPIDLWHSNLTDNERLHTWRRAEKGLSALVIGTRSAIFLPFQNLGMIIVDEEHDNSFKQQEGLRYHARDLAAFRAHQAHCPLLLGTATPALETLHKAITNKYQLVTLSKRAQTQHDNQFHLVDMKGQPEQGGFSPMSLHWMEKTLARGKQVMVFLNRRGFAPTLMCHECGWLNTCKHCSTSATYHKNMNRLVCHHCGEQDFVPRQCPDCGSTQIMPTGLGTEQLEGFLSERFDDIPVTRIDRDSTRRKGSLESALEEINQGGARILVGTQMLAKGHHFADVSLVIILDVDSGLYSCDFRATEQMAQLITQVAGRAGRAGEAGTVLLQTHFPEHPLLQDLINNGYGDFARYALQEREEAMLPPFAHLAIIRAEATNINTVLRFLSDLVPATPYPGIQLLGPIPAPLERIAGKFRYQLHIHAQQRTVLRDYLSQLARYIATHESANRVRWSIDVDPMDSY, encoded by the coding sequence ATGCTCATTCTTGAAGTAGCTTTAAAGCTGCCACTGCACCGAACATTCGACTATTTGCTAGCACCAACCATGCAAGTTGAAGCAGGAATGAGAGTCACCGTCAATTTCGCCAACCGTCGCTGCACTGCAATTGCGCTTGTAAAAAAAGACGACACTGATGTACCAAAAGAAAAACTCAAGCAAATTATTGAGGTGTTGGACGAGCACCCTGTCTTTAATCAAGCACAACTTAGCTTTTTACACTTTGTCTCCCAGTATTACTGTCATCCAATTGGCGATACCTTATTCACAGCACTACCGGCAGTACTCAGAGATGGTGGAAGCCCAGACAAAACTCAGATCCCTATCGTCAGATTAACGGAAAAAGGGCAGAAACTACCAACACTGCGAGCCAAAAAGCAACAAGCACTGCTTTCTCAATTATATGAAGGTGGTGCAATAAAGTTAAGTGAACTCAAAGCGCTCGGATTTGCTAGCCAAACAATTAAAGCATTGGAAGAAAAAGCGCTTATCTCACAATCTATTGAGCATGATAGTGATTGGTCGCAAAACGAATTACAGCTAGGCGAAAAGCCACGCCTAAACGACCAGCAAGCGACTATTTGTAGCGCCGTTAATGCACAAGTCGGTTACCGTACCTTTTTAATCGAAGGTGTAACAGGAAGTGGTAAAACCGAAGTCTACTTACAGAGCCTTGAAAACATAATAAAAGCGGGTAAACAAGCACTGATCTTGGTGCCTGAAATTGGGCTCACACCACAAACGGTCAACCGCTTCAAAAAACGCTTTAATAACCTGCCCATTGATTTATGGCATTCAAACCTAACCGATAACGAACGCCTACATACTTGGCGTCGCGCCGAAAAGGGTCTGAGCGCTTTGGTCATCGGTACTCGCTCGGCCATTTTTTTGCCATTTCAAAATCTCGGCATGATCATCGTTGACGAAGAGCACGACAACTCGTTCAAACAGCAAGAAGGCCTGCGCTATCACGCCAGAGATCTCGCTGCATTTCGAGCGCATCAGGCACACTGCCCCTTGCTTTTGGGAACAGCAACACCGGCATTAGAAACATTACACAAAGCCATTACCAACAAATATCAACTCGTCACATTGAGTAAACGAGCGCAGACCCAGCACGATAACCAATTTCACCTTGTAGACATGAAAGGTCAGCCAGAACAAGGCGGGTTTTCACCAATGAGTTTACATTGGATGGAAAAAACACTCGCTCGCGGTAAGCAGGTTATGGTGTTTCTAAATCGTCGGGGGTTTGCACCCACATTGATGTGTCACGAATGCGGATGGCTTAATACCTGTAAACATTGCTCAACCAGCGCCACATACCATAAAAACATGAACCGCTTGGTATGCCATCATTGTGGTGAGCAGGACTTTGTACCGCGACAGTGTCCAGATTGCGGCAGCACCCAAATCATGCCCACAGGGCTTGGTACAGAACAACTCGAAGGCTTTTTAAGCGAACGCTTCGATGATATTCCCGTTACTCGCATTGACCGAGATTCTACGCGCCGTAAGGGCAGCCTTGAAAGCGCCCTTGAAGAAATTAATCAAGGTGGCGCGCGAATTCTGGTCGGCACTCAAATGCTTGCCAAGGGCCACCACTTTGCCGATGTCAGTCTTGTTATTATCTTAGATGTGGACTCAGGACTTTACTCTTGCGACTTTAGAGCAACCGAGCAAATGGCGCAGCTTATTACGCAAGTTGCTGGAAGAGCCGGACGCGCCGGTGAAGCGGGAACCGTGTTATTGCAAACGCATTTTCCAGAACATCCATTATTGCAAGATTTAATCAATAATGGTTATGGCGACTTCGCGCGATATGCCTTACAAGAGCGTGAAGAAGCTATGCTTCCCCCCTTCGCACACTTAGCTATCATCCGCGCCGAAGCAACAAATATAAATACAGTATTGCGCTTTTTGTCGGATTTGGTTCCAGCTACCCCCTATCCTGGTATACAATTGCTGGGTCCAATTCCAGCACCACTTGAACGAATAGCTGGAAAGTTCAGATATCAATTACATATACACGCACAACAAC
- the rpmE gene encoding 50S ribosomal protein L31 gives MKEGIHPNYETITASCSCGNKFETRSTLCKDIHLDVCSACHPFYTGKQKILDTGGRVDRFNKRFGALSSKK, from the coding sequence ATGAAAGAAGGTATTCACCCTAATTACGAGACGATCACTGCATCGTGCTCTTGCGGTAACAAGTTCGAAACTCGTTCAACGCTATGTAAAGATATTCACCTAGACGTATGTTCTGCATGTCACCCGTTCTACACTGGTAAGCAGAAGATCCTTGACACAGGTGGCCGAGTAGATCGCTTTAACAAGCGTTTCGGTGCACTTAGCAGCAAGAAGTAA
- a CDS encoding malic enzyme-like NAD(P)-binding protein: MTDFRQQALDYHEKPVPGKISVELTKPAETVKDLALAYSPGVAEPVREIAADPANAYRYTGKGNMVAVISNGTAILGLGNLGPLASKPVMEGKALLFKRFAGLDSIDIEVKHNTTEDFINTVANIADTFGGINLEDIKAPECFEIERALIERCDVPVFHDDQHGTAIVTAAGMLNALEIQGKDIHDAIIVCLGAGAAAIACMELLIKCGAQREHIYMLDRKGVIHTRRDDLNEYKELFANNTDKRTLQDVIADADVFVGVSGPDLLSAEDLKLMADKPVVFACSNPDPEISPEVAHGARNDLIMATGRSDYPNQVNNVLCFPFIFRGALDVRATAINDEMKIAAVEAIRTIAKEPVPAEVLKAADVDSLEFGSEYIIPKPMDPRLLPRIAKAVAAAAIESGVAQIDMPAGYME; the protein is encoded by the coding sequence ATGACAGATTTTCGTCAACAAGCTCTAGATTATCACGAGAAGCCCGTTCCAGGTAAAATCAGTGTTGAACTTACTAAACCTGCCGAGACCGTAAAAGACTTAGCACTTGCATACAGCCCTGGTGTTGCAGAGCCAGTACGTGAAATCGCGGCTGATCCGGCGAATGCATACCGTTACACGGGTAAAGGAAATATGGTTGCGGTGATCAGTAATGGTACGGCGATTCTTGGCTTGGGTAACTTAGGTCCTTTGGCGTCAAAGCCTGTCATGGAAGGTAAGGCGCTATTATTTAAGCGTTTTGCGGGCCTTGATTCAATCGATATTGAAGTTAAGCACAATACCACCGAAGACTTCATCAATACGGTGGCAAATATCGCAGACACGTTTGGCGGTATTAACCTTGAAGATATTAAAGCGCCAGAGTGCTTTGAGATTGAGCGCGCGCTAATCGAGCGTTGTGACGTTCCTGTATTCCATGATGATCAGCACGGGACTGCAATTGTAACCGCTGCGGGTATGCTGAATGCGTTGGAAATCCAAGGTAAAGATATTCACGATGCGATTATTGTGTGTCTTGGCGCGGGTGCAGCCGCTATTGCTTGTATGGAATTATTGATCAAGTGCGGCGCTCAACGTGAGCACATCTATATGCTGGACAGAAAAGGCGTGATCCATACTCGCCGTGATGACCTAAATGAATACAAAGAGTTGTTTGCAAACAACACGGATAAGCGTACCTTACAAGACGTGATTGCAGATGCGGACGTATTTGTTGGTGTTTCTGGCCCAGATTTACTTTCTGCTGAAGATCTAAAGTTAATGGCTGACAAGCCTGTGGTATTTGCTTGTTCTAACCCAGATCCAGAGATCAGCCCTGAAGTTGCACACGGTGCACGTAATGATTTGATCATGGCGACTGGTCGCTCGGACTATCCAAACCAAGTAAATAACGTGCTGTGTTTCCCGTTTATCTTCCGTGGTGCGCTTGATGTACGTGCAACTGCTATCAATGACGAGATGAAGATTGCAGCGGTTGAAGCAATTAGAACGATTGCTAAAGAGCCTGTGCCTGCTGAAGTGTTAAAAGCGGCTGACGTGGATAGCCTTGAGTTTGGTTCTGAGTATATTATTCCAAAACCAATGGACCCGCGTTTGTTACCTCGTATTGCAAAAGCGGTAGCGGCAGCTGCAATTGAATCAGGCGTAGCACAAATCGACATGCCAGCTGGATATATGGAATAA
- the metJ gene encoding met regulon transcriptional regulator MetJ yields the protein MAKWNGEYIHPYAEHGKKAEQVKKITVSIPLNVLKVLTDERTRRQVNNLRHATNSELLCEAFLHAFTGQPLPSDEDLRKDNPERIPLEVRQIMEERGLEIPEINEE from the coding sequence ATGGCAAAATGGAACGGTGAGTATATTCACCCATATGCAGAACACGGTAAGAAAGCAGAGCAAGTAAAAAAGATCACGGTGAGCATACCTCTGAATGTACTCAAAGTGCTAACTGATGAGCGTACACGTCGCCAAGTGAATAACTTACGTCATGCCACGAACAGTGAGCTTTTATGTGAGGCGTTTCTACATGCCTTCACAGGTCAGCCACTGCCGAGCGATGAAGACTTGAGAAAAGATAATCCAGAGCGTATTCCGTTAGAGGTAAGACAAATAATGGAAGAACGTGGCTTGGAGATCCCAGAAATAAACGAAGAGTGA
- the metB gene encoding cystathionine gamma-synthase: MSQVNKSTVAVRHGIEADKAHGAVVPPLYLSTTYSFADFDTKRDYDYGRSGNFNRDVLAQALTELEGGARGIITATGMAAVHLVTQLLNHDDTLVIPHDCYGGSYRLFTSLAKRGLLKLAVLDLTQSESLAQLQQIKPKLVWIETPSNPILRLTDIEAVVNAARSVGALVAADNTFLSPALQNPIAFGVDVVVHSTTKYINGHSDVVGGAVIARTQELGDELAWWANNIGITGAPFDSYLTLRGLRTLNVRLRQHQENAQLIAEYLEKSPYVSQVYYPGLESHPQHELAKKQQLGFGGMVSFDIKGDLQTSAKFLTSLTHFSLAESLGGVESLICHPATMTHAGMDPQARLEAGVGDTLIRISVGIEDAQDLIADLESGFACIDESQASDDAKSFKLTPAHTVALW, from the coding sequence ATGAGTCAAGTTAACAAATCGACGGTTGCAGTGCGTCACGGTATAGAAGCTGATAAAGCACATGGGGCAGTAGTGCCACCGCTTTACCTTTCTACCACCTATTCTTTTGCCGATTTTGATACCAAACGCGACTACGATTATGGCCGCAGTGGTAACTTTAATCGTGATGTGCTGGCACAGGCACTTACCGAACTTGAAGGCGGTGCTCGTGGCATTATTACCGCGACTGGCATGGCTGCCGTTCACCTAGTAACGCAACTGCTTAACCATGACGATACGCTGGTTATTCCACATGACTGTTATGGTGGTAGCTATCGCTTGTTTACATCGCTTGCAAAGCGTGGATTGCTCAAATTAGCCGTCTTGGATCTTACGCAATCAGAAAGTCTTGCACAGCTGCAGCAGATCAAACCTAAATTAGTTTGGATTGAAACACCAAGTAACCCAATATTAAGGCTCACGGATATAGAAGCTGTCGTAAACGCAGCGCGTTCCGTAGGGGCTTTGGTTGCCGCTGACAACACCTTCTTGTCTCCTGCACTACAAAACCCTATTGCTTTTGGCGTGGATGTTGTCGTGCATTCAACCACTAAATATATCAATGGTCATTCTGATGTCGTGGGGGGCGCGGTGATCGCGCGTACACAGGAGTTGGGTGATGAGTTAGCTTGGTGGGCGAATAATATCGGTATTACCGGCGCGCCTTTTGATAGTTACCTTACCCTACGTGGACTGCGCACTTTAAACGTGCGTTTACGCCAGCATCAAGAAAATGCTCAGCTTATTGCGGAGTATTTAGAAAAGTCGCCGTATGTTAGCCAAGTTTATTACCCTGGCCTTGAGTCGCATCCTCAACACGAACTTGCGAAAAAACAACAGCTCGGCTTTGGTGGCATGGTGAGCTTTGATATCAAAGGCGATCTGCAAACATCAGCGAAGTTTTTAACGTCTCTAACGCACTTTTCATTGGCAGAATCTTTAGGTGGGGTTGAGAGTCTTATTTGCCATCCAGCGACGATGACACACGCAGGTATGGATCCGCAAGCACGTTTAGAAGCGGGAGTGGGAGACACGTTAATTCGTATTTCTGTGGGCATTGAAGATGCACAGGATCTCATTGCAGATCTGGAATCAGGATTTGCATGTATTGATGAAAGTCAGGCGAGTGATGATGCTAAGTCATTCAAATTAACGCCTGCGCATACAGTAGCGTTGTGGTGA
- the metL gene encoding bifunctional aspartate kinase/homoserine dehydrogenase II → MAKVVHKFGGSSLSSPERYQAVAKIVLEQCQLGDSVVVSAAGKTTNTLVKLWQSFEQQDVRAFNDVLLQVENHQRELIDALFVGEQHSVLLKQLVNELQAIALGREEQQLHYASLLAHGELWSARILANYLSSQGVEAKAIDARTLFVQQEGVLLHAHNKEACYRAIDDQAIYIVTGFIAVNAQGETVTLGRNGSDYSATLLASYLDAAQVSIWTDTTGVFSTDPRKVANAIKYTKVCRGQAELLARLGNPVLHAKTLSPLKDTDIKLQVRSSFDADALGTEIVKAGYSKEKRFITTFGQLDLLRVEQLKSGEVKQLSQLIQHSIHHFVKGGEAHLLVPSEFSHVVIKALDSRANIIESQVQGFAIVAPSQDVAGLHQQALELLDEHAIVTRFVLQERHYSLVLTDQAIDSDLLAILHERLVNKGRELAVIVAGVGNVGEVFIEQCKNQVAKLSEHFDLKLVGLLRSKQMLFCPSGLNLASWQQQWQNEAIEYNEAELFTRIKELDYEHKVVVDITASERFSELYPQLVEHDCHLISANKYAGTAQQGWYSKLRQQLQERNLLWRYNTSVGAGLPINFALADLQNSGDEVVRIEGVFSGTLSWLCSRYDGSEAFSELVLGAQELGFTEPDPREDLSGRDMQRKLLILARELGIELELDDIELEALMPASLSVGSWQTFLENRQQLDDFYATHYAKATANDAALRYTGALEIASNGKVSAKVGIAQVPNGSAIANLTPGDNIFVIHTKWYEQNPLVIQGPGAGKEVTAAGIHSDLFWLTQNLK, encoded by the coding sequence ATGGCAAAAGTAGTACATAAGTTTGGTGGTTCGAGTTTAAGCTCGCCAGAGCGTTATCAGGCGGTTGCCAAGATAGTGTTAGAGCAATGTCAGCTAGGTGACAGTGTTGTGGTTTCTGCTGCAGGAAAAACAACGAATACCCTAGTGAAATTATGGCAAAGCTTTGAGCAGCAAGATGTTCGTGCATTCAACGATGTTTTATTACAAGTTGAAAATCATCAACGTGAATTAATTGATGCCTTGTTTGTAGGTGAACAACACAGTGTGTTACTCAAACAGCTTGTCAATGAGCTGCAAGCAATCGCTTTAGGGCGAGAAGAACAACAGCTTCACTACGCCAGCTTGCTTGCACATGGAGAGCTATGGTCGGCTCGTATATTAGCAAACTACCTAAGCTCTCAAGGTGTTGAAGCCAAAGCTATCGACGCTCGTACGTTATTTGTACAACAAGAGGGAGTGTTACTCCACGCCCACAACAAAGAAGCGTGCTATCGCGCTATTGATGACCAAGCTATCTATATCGTTACCGGCTTTATTGCCGTAAATGCACAAGGTGAAACGGTGACTTTAGGCCGAAATGGCAGTGACTATAGCGCGACTTTGTTGGCAAGTTACCTTGATGCCGCTCAAGTATCAATTTGGACGGATACAACTGGTGTGTTCAGCACAGATCCACGTAAAGTCGCTAATGCCATAAAATACACTAAAGTATGTCGTGGCCAAGCTGAATTACTCGCTCGATTAGGCAATCCGGTACTGCATGCAAAAACGCTGTCTCCACTCAAAGATACCGATATAAAACTACAAGTTCGCAGCAGCTTTGATGCTGATGCGCTTGGCACTGAGATAGTAAAGGCAGGCTATAGCAAAGAGAAGCGCTTTATTACCACTTTTGGACAACTTGACCTGTTACGCGTTGAGCAGCTAAAAAGTGGTGAAGTAAAACAGCTAAGCCAGCTTATCCAGCATAGCATTCATCATTTTGTTAAAGGTGGAGAGGCACACTTACTGGTGCCATCTGAGTTTAGCCATGTTGTGATCAAAGCGCTGGATTCGCGGGCCAATATTATTGAATCACAAGTACAAGGCTTTGCTATTGTTGCCCCAAGTCAGGATGTCGCTGGCTTACATCAGCAGGCACTGGAGCTATTGGATGAACATGCAATTGTCACCCGCTTTGTACTGCAAGAGCGTCATTACAGCTTAGTGTTAACCGATCAAGCAATTGATAGCGATCTACTTGCTATATTGCACGAGCGTTTGGTGAATAAAGGCCGGGAGCTTGCAGTGATTGTGGCGGGTGTTGGCAATGTGGGTGAAGTGTTTATCGAACAATGCAAAAACCAAGTCGCTAAGCTGAGTGAGCACTTTGATCTTAAGTTGGTTGGCCTACTGCGTTCTAAGCAAATGTTGTTCTGTCCAAGCGGGTTGAATTTAGCATCGTGGCAACAGCAGTGGCAAAATGAGGCTATTGAATACAATGAAGCAGAGCTATTCACTCGTATTAAAGAGCTAGATTACGAGCATAAAGTGGTGGTCGATATTACTGCGAGCGAGCGCTTCAGCGAGTTGTATCCACAGCTTGTTGAACATGACTGCCATTTGATCAGCGCCAATAAATATGCCGGCACGGCACAACAAGGTTGGTACTCAAAGCTGCGTCAGCAGTTACAAGAGCGTAACCTGTTATGGCGTTACAACACCAGTGTTGGCGCAGGTCTTCCCATTAACTTTGCATTGGCTGATCTGCAAAATAGTGGTGATGAAGTAGTGAGAATTGAAGGCGTCTTTTCCGGCACTTTATCATGGCTTTGTAGTCGCTATGATGGTTCTGAAGCATTTTCTGAGCTAGTGCTTGGAGCGCAAGAACTTGGTTTTACCGAGCCCGATCCGCGAGAAGACTTATCTGGCCGTGATATGCAGCGTAAGCTTTTGATCTTAGCACGAGAGTTAGGTATTGAACTCGAGCTTGACGATATTGAACTAGAGGCGTTAATGCCTGCGTCCTTGAGTGTGGGTTCATGGCAAACGTTTTTAGAAAATCGCCAGCAACTCGATGACTTTTATGCGACACACTATGCAAAGGCCACTGCGAATGACGCTGCGCTTCGATATACAGGTGCGCTTGAAATTGCAAGCAATGGCAAAGTGTCTGCAAAAGTAGGCATTGCACAGGTACCAAACGGCTCGGCAATCGCGAACTTAACACCGGGTGATAATATTTTTGTGATCCACACTAAATGGTATGAACAAAATCCACTGGTGATCCAAGGCCCAGGAGCAGGTAAAGAAGTGACAGCGGCGGGAATACATTCCGATTTATTCTGGCTAACGCAAAATCTAAAATAG
- a CDS encoding penicillin-binding protein 1A: MKLLKRFLQFVFVCTLLGVLTLISLYYYVKSDIPSVEVLKDVQLQTPMQVFTRDGKLINQFGEKRRIPVRLQDVPLPMRKAFLATEDNRFYDHFGVDPIGIVRSALVLITTGQKKQGASTLTMQLARNFFLTREKAYIRKVKEIFIALHIEQLLTKDEIFELYLNKIELGNRAFGIGAAAQVYYGRSLSELTLAEMAMIAGLPKAPSALNPIRNPERAQLRRNVVLGRMLAEKYITRAEYDEATQAPITAKFHGAEIELYAPYISEMVRAYMVERYGTDKAYNSGMKVYTSVESDMQQAAQHALVDNLHAYDMRHGFRGAEETYWHAETESPLSHEGIITRLKKVNEIGPLKAAVVLSITEKTADLLLKTGEQITLEWSGLSWARQYISETRQSLPPKTTADILAPGMQVFVRKQDDGWMLSQLPQASSALVSLDPQDGRVKAIVGGYSFELSQYNRATQAKRQVGSNIKPFIYSSALENGYTLATILNDAPINHWDRSVGVAWRPKNSPEVYNGPIRIRRALAQSKNVVSVRLIKGVGINKAADHLLKFGFQDADINRSESLALGSAALTPLEMARGMATFANGGHLIEPYFIDRITDSFGTELGSAEPLLVCDEQQLEEQPERCAPQVISEQNAFLIADALHSAIWGGGSWKHDTGWSGTGWRGQWLKRRDLAGKTGTTNDSVDTWFTGFNRNVLTTVWVGFDDASKSLGRAAYNANLGDNQLVGAEAGAISAQPAWIDFMREALKDQPLAPIEPPPGLISTRIDLKTGLLSRKNDYTSRFEYFEQGTAPTKYVLDTDSSTPFDDTAPLPTHEELF; the protein is encoded by the coding sequence GTGAAATTATTGAAAAGATTTTTACAATTCGTTTTTGTTTGTACCCTCTTAGGCGTGTTGACACTTATCAGTCTTTATTATTATGTCAAATCTGACATACCAAGTGTAGAGGTTTTGAAAGATGTTCAGCTACAAACACCCATGCAAGTCTTTACACGAGACGGGAAACTCATCAACCAGTTTGGTGAAAAGCGCAGGATCCCTGTACGTTTGCAGGATGTTCCACTTCCCATGCGAAAGGCATTCTTAGCAACAGAAGATAACCGTTTTTATGATCATTTCGGTGTAGACCCGATAGGTATCGTCCGCTCCGCTTTAGTGCTCATCACTACAGGGCAAAAAAAGCAGGGAGCGAGTACGCTCACCATGCAACTTGCCAGAAACTTTTTCTTAACAAGAGAGAAAGCCTATATTCGTAAAGTAAAAGAAATCTTTATTGCACTGCACATAGAGCAGCTATTAACGAAAGATGAAATCTTTGAACTTTACTTAAACAAAATTGAACTGGGTAATCGCGCCTTTGGTATCGGTGCCGCAGCACAAGTCTACTACGGTCGCTCACTGTCAGAATTAACTTTAGCAGAAATGGCAATGATTGCAGGTCTGCCAAAAGCGCCCTCTGCGCTGAACCCAATTCGTAATCCTGAGCGCGCACAGCTGCGCCGTAATGTTGTGCTCGGACGAATGCTTGCAGAAAAGTATATTACCCGCGCAGAATATGATGAGGCAACTCAAGCTCCCATCACAGCTAAATTCCATGGTGCCGAAATCGAGCTGTATGCACCTTATATTTCCGAAATGGTTCGTGCCTATATGGTCGAACGCTACGGTACTGATAAAGCTTATAACTCAGGCATGAAAGTTTACACTAGTGTGGAATCTGACATGCAACAGGCTGCTCAGCATGCATTAGTTGATAATTTACATGCCTACGATATGCGTCACGGCTTTAGAGGCGCAGAAGAAACCTATTGGCATGCTGAAACGGAATCGCCGCTAAGCCATGAAGGCATTATTACTCGCCTTAAAAAGGTCAATGAAATTGGACCGTTAAAAGCCGCTGTCGTGCTAAGCATTACAGAAAAAACCGCTGACCTACTTTTAAAAACCGGTGAACAAATTACATTGGAATGGTCAGGCTTAAGTTGGGCCAGACAATACATCAGTGAGACGCGTCAAAGCTTACCACCAAAAACAACCGCAGATATCCTCGCGCCAGGTATGCAAGTGTTTGTCCGTAAACAAGACGACGGTTGGATGTTAAGTCAGTTGCCGCAGGCATCCAGTGCCCTCGTCTCACTTGACCCGCAGGATGGGCGTGTAAAGGCGATTGTGGGTGGCTACAGTTTTGAGCTTAGTCAATACAATCGTGCTACCCAAGCTAAGCGTCAGGTGGGTTCAAACATCAAACCCTTTATTTATTCATCCGCATTAGAAAATGGCTATACCCTAGCCACCATTCTTAATGATGCCCCGATTAATCATTGGGACAGAAGCGTTGGCGTGGCTTGGCGTCCGAAGAATAGCCCTGAAGTGTATAACGGCCCAATCCGTATTCGCCGAGCGCTCGCACAATCGAAAAACGTGGTATCGGTTCGTTTGATCAAAGGCGTTGGCATAAATAAGGCCGCTGATCATTTGCTTAAATTTGGTTTCCAAGACGCAGATATTAACCGTAGTGAATCATTAGCACTCGGTAGTGCCGCATTAACTCCTCTTGAAATGGCACGCGGCATGGCCACTTTTGCCAATGGCGGTCACCTCATTGAGCCGTACTTTATCGATAGAATTACCGACTCATTTGGTACCGAGCTGGGTTCGGCAGAGCCGTTATTAGTCTGCGACGAGCAGCAGCTGGAAGAACAACCTGAGCGCTGTGCACCGCAAGTGATTTCGGAGCAAAACGCATTTCTGATTGCCGATGCACTTCACAGTGCTATCTGGGGTGGCGGTAGCTGGAAACACGACACGGGCTGGAGCGGCACAGGCTGGCGTGGTCAATGGTTAAAACGTCGTGACCTTGCTGGAAAAACGGGTACCACCAACGACTCTGTAGATACTTGGTTTACGGGCTTTAACCGCAACGTCCTCACCACAGTTTGGGTTGGCTTTGACGATGCGAGTAAATCCTTGGGTCGTGCGGCCTACAACGCTAACCTTGGTGATAATCAACTTGTTGGCGCAGAAGCCGGGGCAATTTCAGCACAACCTGCTTGGATAGACTTTATGCGTGAGGCACTTAAAGATCAGCCTTTGGCCCCGATAGAGCCGCCTCCAGGGCTTATTTCAACTCGGATTGACTTAAAGACAGGACTTTTGTCTCGTAAGAACGACTACACATCTCGGTTTGAGTATTTCGAGCAAGGTACAGCCCCGACCAAATACGTATTAGATACGGATAGCAGCACACCGTTTGACGATACCGCGCCGCTACCGACTCACGAAGAGTTATTCTAA